A stretch of DNA from Solea senegalensis isolate Sse05_10M unplaced genomic scaffold, IFAPA_SoseM_1 scf7180000013421, whole genome shotgun sequence:
tgtgtgtgtgtcagacgtCTATTTTGAGGACATTCAGTCGATGGAGTGAGAAACTGTCTCCAGTGTCCGGTGTTTGAACTTCAGACAGATATTAAATCCATGACTCAAACTCAAGGTAGCCGGTTTAAAAATACGACTGCAGCTCAACATCTCATGTTTGATTTTATATTCTCCTGTTTTTGTTAAGTTTTCTCAGATATATGAAGCAGAAATGACTCTTTTGGTGAATAAACCGTTCAAAAATAAAGGGAACACAAATGCAGGAAggatattttggtttgttgtccAATATTTATACAATTTATCAGTAAAGATTTCgatgtttattgtcattttcttaTGGAGTAAATGAGAAACATGTCCGTTGTTCAATCTGCTATCATGAGTCCAGTCAATTTCTTTATCAATCCTGAAAACACCAACCATTAGATGAtttgattttacaataaaacataatCAATCACCTCTTtgggtaaaaatgtaaaatattaactTCAGTTTCCGTCACACAAGTCACACAAACCTTGTGAAACTGAGTGTGCACTGCATTACATATGCATATGTGACTGTGGATTAATATTAAAGGTAGAGTTTGGGAATTTAGAAATGGTGTTAAAGGAGTTATTGACGTACAGAAAGTGAAATTTGGGTTAGTTTGTataccactcactcacaccaaacctcatagagaaaatcatcgttttaagctcacagggacacaggagctgctggtcctctgctgcctcatgtggtcactttgtgtcactgaggtaaatctgaacaaaggatttcaaacacggAATTCCCAAAATAACTAATTTGAAcgtagtgacggaggcagcagtggatcaacaactcctgtgtgctgtgacgatCGATCCATCGATGATATTccctttggactttggtgtaagGGAGTTGTTTACAAAGGgacataaacttcagtttcctatCTAACAGTGAGGTAAAGTGGTGAATATGTCCATGCATTTCCTGCAGATTTCTGGATTCATGCACCTGTTTTACTTCACACATAAACGACGTGACTGATGGCGTGGAGCGGACAAGCGTCTGGTTACCATATGTGAGGACGTAGAGCGGCTTCCCCGCCGTGTCCAGGCTGGTGAGGCACGGGGCTTTCGGGGAGATGGTGCCCCAGCGTTGGAGCGCAGCCTCCAGGGAGGGTGGCCAGTTCGTGACCACGCCCAGCGCCTCGCCTCGCACCGGCATCATCTCCGCCCCCTCTGGCCGAGGCTGGTTGGGGTCAGGTTGCTGGACTGTGGACGAGGAGACAGATGTTTTAAGTGTCATCGTATGGAAACCGGAGCAACAAAAGCAGATGTAATCACACTCTGATACAAAGATTAATTTGACTTCTGGGTGAAATACTGTCTTCTGGCCACAggacatgaggaaaaactaaattttagccacttaacaaaatattAACTGTTAAAATCTGCACCTATTCAAGTCTACGGCatcttaaaaaatgtgtttgccactttatctcactgttagacagacttttacaacaggaaactgaagtttgtaaaccactgacCCTGCCACAgcaaaaaccccatagagaaaatcagtgattttaacatcacagcacaaatgctgcctccatcactaagttcaaatgtgatattttatgactttggtgTATTAAATCTGTTGGTCAGATTTagcacagtgacataaagtgaccactcgatgcagcagtagaccagtagctcctgtgtccccttgagctaaaaacaatgactttctcaatggggtttggtgtgggagagcgaacggtttacaaacttcagtttcttgttagaaaagtctgtctaataGTGAGATGAGATAGTTCAACCCTTGAAAACAGTATATATCCCTTTAATGTCCTCTAATATTTAGTTGAGACAGCAGGAGCAGACAAGGATTTGGCAGAATTCAACCTTGAGCCATTGTCATAAAAAGTGGATCCAGAGTGAAGTGCAGGTCTAAAGCCTCCTAAATCACCAGAGTGCAGCATCATTGAGCTTTGACCACACTGCAGCTATTTACAACACACTGTCAATGCACAGAAGTCTAAGTTTTCATGGCAGTGAAGGAGGAAAAGACAAAGatagaaaacacagacagatgctTAGAGCTGAGCAAAAAATCTGTGGGGGTTTCAGGGCTCAAGATTCCcgcaaaacaaactttaaaaccTTTGTGTTTTATGAAAAACAGGCTGAAAAGCTTCCGCTCTGAAGGAAACCAGGACAACAAAAGTTCTTTAAACTGAGGAAAAGGTGTGACATAAGAAAGTTCTCGGGgttaaaacaaatcaacattttatatttatctgCATCATTTTAACTTCGGGTAATTAAGCACTGAAAAGCAAGAAATAGGAGGGTACACTTTGATGAAATGTAACTGATacagcaaaagcaaaaaaatataaactttcTTTTAGCATTCAGAAAATTAGCAAAGATAGGAATGTTGGTTGTTAGCTTTCATAAAATTAGCAAAGATATAAATGTCTGTTGTTAGCTTTCATAAAATTAGCAAAAATTATGAACATCTGTATTTAGGATTCATTATATTAGCAAAGATACAAACGTTAGTTGTTAGTTTTcagaaaaatagcaaaaaaatacaaacatttgtttttagcGTATAAACGTAGCATTCATAAAATTAGCAAAGATATGAATGTTTGTTGTTAGCTTTCATGAAATTAGCAAAAATACACACGCTTGTTGTTAGCTTTCATGAAATTagcaaaaaatacaaatatttgtttttagcGTGTGCATGTAGCATTCATAAAATTAGCAAATATATGAATGTTTGTTGTTAGCTTTCATGAAATTTGCAAAAAATTACAAACGTTTGTTTTTAGCATTCTGAAAATTAgcaaggtaccaggtactactgCTAATGTCTAGTGGAGCTGGAACCgtgtaatggaaaaacaaacacaactcaaGCTTTAAAAATACCTGGAAACAAAAAGATGTCACACTTTGTTTCTTCACTTTCCCAGGATGCAACAGatgattattagtattattactaATTACAGGTTAAAAAAGGGTGAACAATTGGGAAGCGAGTTCAGGCTTCACTGCTCCTGCATGTCACGCCCCAAACTCTCCTCCACCCACACGAAACAACACAGAGCATCCAGAGTTTAACTGTCGGATGTgaccagctctgctgctgctgctgcaccattCCCTCAAACCTTCACCGCAGCTCAAACTCGGCCCTGACTTCACTCCGACACCATCCCACCGTAGGCGTCGTTAAAAGTTAAATGTGTGGAGAACATGTCATGACTTGCGTATACCAACTGACTCactcaaataacaaaaaagtttCTCACCCTCCAGAAGCTCATCAAAGTCGTCCACAAAGAACTCTCGTAGAGGAGGTCTGCGAGGCTGCTTCAGTGTGTTCACCAGCTGCTGGATCTTTGCCGACACACGACTGCTGACGGGGACGCCTGccgaaaaaacacaaacaaaaacaaaaacacaaatgtgatgtCAGGAAAGTGTCGTAGCTGGGAACGACGTCACCTCCAATTTTACTGCGTTAAATTTCAGACGTCAGAAAAATCTATCCCTTAAACTTCTTTTGAAGAGTCTTTGTTGAggccagtggttctcaaacaatGGGTCAGGACCCATAAATGGGCTTTTTGGGGTACCCAAACAAATTAGCTGAAGCCAGAAGGTACCAGGTAATACCGCTAATGGAACaccaaaatgtttgtttttaatgtgcataaaagtagcaaatgtgttatttattgttaGCTTTCAAaacattagcaaaaaaatacaaatgtttgtttttagctttcataaaatttgtaaaaatatgaataaaaatacaaaggtttgtttttagtgttcaTAATGTTAGCAAAAATATGAACTTTTGTTATTAGCtttcataaaatacaaatgtttgttgttaGCTTTCATAAAATTAGCAAAGATATGAATGCTTGGGGTAgtgggtgattttttttggggtccccaaacaaatttgctgaattttcccAACTTTTTAGTCaagatttatgtatttatactgtatatgttttatagaatgaagttttaattaatttactaaaagatttcttgaaaatgatttgtttaccaattcaaaatgacattcaTTGTTACAgattctctatggagtttggagCAGGAGAGCGAGCTAAACTATTTTGAGCTCAACTATTCACAAAAATCTGAGTGCTGCTCTCAGGataatttttttcttaaagaaaataaagggtTAAGGAAAGTTCCTGAGCTCATCCTGAAGAGCGACACTGACAGAGATCTCTGAGGTAATGGTCCAATTAGAGTTCACCTCTGCATTAATGCGTGTCTATATTTAACAGCATGTCTTTACTCAAACGGCGAGGCTAAaggtgctgctgtgtttcacagTCAGGGGGCGCCAACGCTCACCGTCGCCTGTCTCCATGCGCTCGGCGTTGCCGTACTTCTGCGTGTTCCTGGCGATGGTTCCCATGTTGGCCATGTGGTGGCGCTCTGTGTGGGAGTGAGGTGAGTCCGACGAGTATCCGGTCACATCCGGGGGAGTCGAGTGATtctctggagagagagaaggagagggagggagagagagagagagagagggagggagggagagaaagaaagagagagagccagCAGTGAGTCACTCTGCTCTTATTTATCACGGCACAGTTTGTCACCAGCCTTGTTATTTTATAGCCTTACAGAATCCATTAGGccgttttttttaatgctcaaTTTGACTTTTAAGTCAATTTTGGACACGGCTACACTTCTATTCAAATCTGTGACATTTAAGAGGAATCATAAGAAGAAAATTAGTATACTACTTAGCTGAATGATTAATCCAAGTGCACAATAGCTTAAGAAGATGTTTGCCgctttctctcactgtgaggAAGAATATTCTGAGAGAAAACTGAAGGTTTGTGACACTTTAgtcctcccacaccaaaccccatagagaaaatcagtgattttaacacagcacacaggagttgttgatccactgctgcctccatcattaagttcaaatgtcttattttgtcacttcggctttcAAAATTActcatttcaatttattttagtgacacaaagtgaccacacgaggcagcagtagaccagcagctcctgtgtccccgcaagctaaaatcactgattttctctatggggtttggtgtgggtgGTTTACATCCATCAGTCAATCATTTTTTCTGACAACTTGTTTCATGAATTTAAGATTCCATTGTTCGACTTATGACTTTAAAGGTCTAGTCAGTAACATTTCATTtacttaatattaataattattacaattaCTACTGTGAAATCAATTCATCTTGTAATTATATTtacatagaaataaaaatgtaaaaccaaaCCCACAACagcagaattattttttttaaggaaaggTTTATAAGTTTATAAGTGagtttaaagggacagttcaggtttttggaGGGTGGGAACAACAGAGAAAAGGTGCTATAGCTCTAAAACAGCAGTGATTTAAGCTTAGAAATAAACCTTTAACACGAGACGTTATTTTCCTCATCATACTCTTATGCACAATATCTTTACATCTTTATCTGTTGGATTTCTATGGTTTCAGGTCAAAAATGTGTGTCGAAAATCAAATAATTCCGTTTCTACCAAATCGCAGACGTGTAAACCTGAAAGAAATCGGACTTACCGTCAGACTCTAGCGGTGGCGGCCACAACATGTCAGAGCCAAACTCGCAGGATCGTCGCAGAGATCCTCCGTTCTCGGCGACGCTCAGCGCACCCTTCCTCTTCAGGGACAGGTGACCGATACCTGAggtcacacacgcacagttaGAAACAGGCCGTGGAGTTTTATCAAACATAAATGCACCCGAGAACGTGGGGCGTGgtgtaaataaaactaataaagtCAATGTTACTGCTGGATTAATAATTTAGGACAAATGAATTATGGATGAAAAATGATTGCAGCATAAAAGctgtaacattaaaatgtaacatgcaGAAGAGACAAAGACGCACAGAGACTATCTTTATAATACTGATAAATATGACAGTATTTTTTACACGTTATACAAAAtaatttatgattatttttacaaTCCATTCAATTTTTggatgattttctcaatgaatccCTGAGTTTTTGCTGATATTCTcaaatctcaaatgtctttcttcaaaaaaaaagaagaaagacactTCAACTGCTCAATCGATGATCAAAGTACTTGAATTCatcaacataataaataatcaattagtGTACATTGTACactgtacaacaacaacagaacttTTGAATTAaagtgtgtaatgttttttaaagcaataaataaatcacacgaTCTTGCTGGTTAGATTGGAATGTGCTCTGTTGCCATGGCatttcaggtttttatttaaCGTGTGCTGGAGTTCATTTCTGAGCACAGAGGTGAATTACAAGTGACAGCACAAATCTAAAGGGACcttgtgttgatgtgtgttATTCTAATCCATCCATTAGTGTCTCTAAATAAACCTGAgaccatgtctgtgtgtttgcgtgtctTTAGAGTAAAGTACACGCTGGAACACTCACAGGAGTCAAACGCAGAATCTTGTTGCTGTGAAACACCAGTGCTCACTGCCTATCCATTgtgcataaaaaaaagtgtatgaaCTGCCCTTTTTGTGCTTTAAAGTTTTAAACTGTGGTTGTATCAGAAACTGAGACACAGTCAGCCAAATATGAGTCTACGGCTTTATCGTTTATcagcaggaaactgaggtttgtaaaccactcgctctcccacaccaaaccccatagagaaaatcagtgattttaacatcacagcacacaggagttgttgatccactgctgcctccatcactacattcaaatgtcttattttatcactttaaaatcctttgttcagatttacgtcagtgacacaaagtgaggcagcagtagaccagcagctcctgtgtccttgtgagctaaaatcactgattttttcaatagagtttggtgcagggagagtgagtggtttacaaacttcagtttcctgatgaaatcagtgaacacacacacacgcacacacacacacacacacacacacacacacacacacacacacactgaggaccATTACCATGGTGCGACTGCGACAGGTGGCTCTGCTGGTGGTGAGACTGGCCCAGGTGCGTGTGCGACAGGTGAGCGTGTGCCAGGTGCGACAGGTGCGTGTGTGCCAGAGAGTCAGCAAGTCGCCCAGCGTTGCCACTGCCTCCGCTCTGAGtcgacgaggacgaggaggaggtggagcccAGGTGGGCGGGGCCCAGCTGGGTGGGGCGGCTCATCCAGTGCTCCATGCCAGACATGTCGTCGCCTGGCCCCGCCTCCTCGTCCGAGCCCGACGACGAGTCTGAGCACAGGGGGGACAGGCCTGGTGAGAGTCAGTGACCGCCGTTATATTTCAGTGGGAAACGACGACAGCCAAGTTTTCATGAGTCATGATTCAGTGACAACAGTGTGTACAAtattaaaggaacagttcaaCATTTCTTAGCAACATTTCTACACTTTCCTGGTTAAATAGAGGtgataaaagaaataaagatatAAATTGTTTTCGGATTTAGTTATTTTGACCATTATTGGACCAATACTGATACAGAGTATCGTTTCGGATCAATTGGGATACTGAGTATTATTTTGGACCGATATCAATACTGATTATCGTTTTGGACCGGTACTGATCGTGAGTATTATTAtggaccgataccgatactgtatataatattgGATTGATTCCAACACTGAGTATCGTTTCGGCTTGATATGATACAGAGTATCGTTTCAGACCAATATCGATACTGAATATAATTTCGGATCCATACTAAGTGTTGTTTTGGACCGATATCGATACTGAGTATCGTTTCATACCAATACTGAGTATCATTTGGGACCAATAATGAGTATCGCATCAGACCAATGCTGATCTCAAGTATCGTTTTGGACCAATTCTGATACTGAGCATAATATTGGACCGATACTACTTCTGGGcattgtatcagactgatatctaTTCTGGGTATCATATCGGACAACACCAATACTTGAGTGTCACATTTGACCAATGCCGATACCAAGTATCTTTATGGACAGATTATGATACTGAGCGTCATATTGGACAGATACTGTATCGTATTGGGCTGATACTCAGTATCGCATTGCAACGACACCGATACATGAGTATCATATCATACAGATGCGACACAAAAAGCAATtctacactttaaaaaacatatttatgggtaGCATTTCctgccaataaatcctcctctgaaatgtaacacactggacctttaagtgacatcacatgacatcacactcACACGTCAGGTGTCAAATTCAGTTAACGAAATTTCCTCAAAAggtcaaaaagaaaaattagcGGCGGgcaaatgtattatatttccttcattaaaatgtaatcatcgTCTCATTTGCGGTATCATTCTGGTTATGCTTGGCGTGACAAGCTCACATCTGAGCTAAAGGTCGAGTTGCCACggtaaagagaggagaaaaaaatgagGTAATAACCCGTATTTTTCCTCTTCAGTGTGAACTGAGTGCTTAGCTTTCCTCTGAGAAATGTTGTCAGTTTGCAGTTTTTCTGTCATCTTTTTAGTTACAGTTACAACATAATCCTGTCTGGAcatgtgtgcgagtgtgtagctatgtttgtgaggacattttttcttttcctgacaACTTTAAAGGGAATTTTGATGGTTAAGTTGGTTTGCTTTAGGGTTAAAGGTGTCTGTGTCATCACCTGGAGGTGTGTACGCGTCCATAGACGTCTGCACCACCAGCGAGCGTCTTTTGGAAGGCATGGGCACGGCCACCTTCCTCTCCACGTGTCGGGCTAACACGGCCTGCACGGCCTCAGTGTGGACGtctgaaagacagagagggacagacagagggagacatgtGATGTACAGGAACAAGGAGGAACGTCTTCTTCACTCATGGCTCTGCTGAGCCTCTGATTAGACTGGTAAATGACTGCTGGATTAAACACGCACCGAACAGGAGGAGATAAATATCAGTTTATGAAGCGATGGCGATAAAGACACCAATAACAATCATTTAACTGTAAAGGTTGACGAGTTACACGCTAACACATGTATGACAGGTCACGAGTGGAAGTTCAGTCAACAGAGACGACTTTGACTGCTtcataaaattatttttattgtcttttattgacTTGCGAACAAATTGTACGAAAAAACACGGAAAACATTGACATACCATTATCAATTCATCCAAATGGAAATATTCTTGATTCAGATTTTCTGAgagagatttttgttttaattgctgTCATTCCACtctatatgttttatattgtttgcTAAAATATAAGCTCGCTCTTTAAATTCCGGTAGTTAGTCCTGAGGGATTCAACAAATCCTGAAATTAAAAATCTTTGGCTACTAGTTTGCGAAATGTGAAAACTAAATATCTTCTAACATTTGTGATACTTGTTAACGGAAAACTAGCTATCACTTATTTTCTACTACCCTTTGGGGGAGTTGTCACTGCTAAAAAATTTAAATTCCCGCTAAAATATAAGTTAGCTCTTTAACGTCCGGTCAGTTAAAgctaaactttgactttttaatgGTGCCGTTAGCGACCAATGTGATGGAAACCTCGCTAACCCTTATCTTTTTCTTAAAGATTTTTTTCTAAGAACATAGAATTTTCTTACAACTTATATAAGCTAGCTCCTGCTTTACAAAACAGCATATTCTTTACAATTTGCATTATGAATTCATGGAAACGTAGCTTCTCTTAAGTACTTTTTCTTAGAATATAGGCTACTCTTACAACGTCCGTTAAAACACAAGCTACCTCCATAACATCTGGTCAATTGAAGCTAATGAGAAACTTTTTAAGATAAATATTagagataaaaacacaagataatgATCAAAAACATTGTCTTTTAGTGGTTGTTTTCATCGGCCTAAAATGTCCTAAAATGAAAAgtctttgattgacagcttaaTGGACATTAGTCGGGCTAGTTTATTGAAAACCAGCCCTTCAACAGAGATCTAgatcagggtttctcaatcctggtcctagAGACTCACTGGTGTGGATGTTTTGAGATGTTAACCTGGATTTATTCTCTCCTCAGAAGACGaggttttagtttatttttttctgtaccTGATCTATAGCGCTCGTCTCTGGTGCCGGAGGTTCTCCGTCGGTGGAAACGGGCGGCGGAGGGAGGCCCGAGTGCCGCCCGGTGAGACATGGGTCCTTCCATACCTACAGACGCAGGCGGGACAagcaagcagacacacacatataacacaaacacacacacacacatatatatacacatgtacatgtttgaCAGAAGCAGTAGATAAAGAGCataaaaaaggagggaaaaaacaaacatggagatGATTTGaatcaactttttaaaacaaaacaacacaaaattaaataagaataatgataataaaataacagtcatgtttgctgctgctgctgctgctcggtgTCACATGACACTGGATCACGTGAGGCCTGTGGAgccggagtgtgtgtgtgtgtgtgtgtgagtgtgtgtagaaACAGAGGAGCAGGCCCAAGCTGAGCTCGAGGGAGTCTTAACCTACATTCACTAATGGCTGTAGCTGAGGATGGAATCGATGGAGTGCAGTTCAGTATCATCATCATGACTGCGTTTGTCATGATACCAGATCGATCCTCGACTAGTGATGTGGGAATACTTCCgctgagtgtatgtgtgtgtgtgtgtgacaggggcGGAGTCAGAGGCTACTAAATTACCTCCAGCATGAGGAACAAATGCCCTGATCAGCTTGGACCTCTTCTTCTCATAACCCTTCTGAGTGATGTCCCctgcaaacagacagagataaatAGAGCGTGAGAGCCGACGGTGACGACAGCGGCCTGTTTGTGTCAAAGAAAATAAGCTAATTTacgactaaaaaaaacaatattgatCAAAATGACGCCTCAATCTCGACCtttgaaagcaaaggtggaatcaaggatttaaccacgcccccagtgtgacgtcctgcagtcgtgccagagggggaaaaaagtgttgtggttgtagccacAACACTTTTTTCTGACTACACGTTAGCTTCTCCCGCTAACCTGAAcctgctgccaactaatagtaaccacggcaactgctgatttgggcgACACATCAACTCGGTGGCCCTCACAGGCCAACAACGATGTAACCAAAGTGCTCTGGCTGGTTTTATCCATCAGACTTTATGTGATCTTCCATCCAGAGTGGtcataaaacaggaagtggccacACTCCGCACAAGAAGCATGGAGACACAAGATGGCCATCTCCGTACAGCAAGACCCCGTCTGACGTACAAGTTAAAgtccacaaaaccaaacaatatttcactttaaagggattatacacttaaacaaacataccCACATTTGTAGTATATTCCCTTTCTGCCTATAAcggcaactgctgatttgggcgACACATCAACTCCGTCCTCAAAATTCAACTCGCGGTAACACGATAACTAGCGCTAAGGACGCTTTTCAGGCGTGTGACTTCATTCAGTAGTGCAAAAATTTGCATACTGGAACCACGCTACGGAACGCCAAGCAGGTCACATCTTACGACCATTTATGatcatgttattggaggtcagaggtcagatttagtgACCTTTTAGGGACCCTATGTTGGGATTTTGCAAGGGTTGCTCCGACTTTCCAAGTTGAAATCCGACTTGAGAGAGGGCATTCCAGTTCAAACTGCCGAGGAGGAAATTGCGActtccgactacaactggaTCACAATGCGTGTATAAcgttgtcatgtttatgtgtgtgtgtgtgtgtgagcaggtggTACTGAATATTTGAGTAcccaaacttgtttttttgttaattggggaaaaagtgacagccctacgATCTAtgcccatggttctcaaactttggTACGTGTGGTGCGATCTTCTACTGCATGTGCTagggtatgtgattggagtgtgtagaaaatgaaatatatcataaattaaatactaataatttgagacaccttatctctcgctccatcttaagcAAATTTCAGGTCGTACGTTGAGAACCTCAATGTACGTATGTAAAAACAACGTAAGatagaaacaaaaaataaaaaaaatcataagaTAATTCTGGAAATtaaagaggggagaaaaagaaaaatgtagagCTTTATCAAAGTCCACAACAATGTTGCAGAAAAGTTAAATGACTTTAGTTTAACATCACTGAAGGACTGACAGTCAGTGAAAAGGAGAAGCAGCTCATTGAAATCCTTCAGGGCGGAGATTGTCACCGAGGCAACCGCTGACCACCGCCaccaactgtcaatcacacagtgtGGCCCCCACTCCTCATAGCGTGGGGCTAATATGAGCTAAAACCTCCTCGTTTGTCCCCATTACACCGAACGTCAGACTGGACTGAACCAGTTTATTCGTTTAACTGAGTCACATTTGATTAACACGGATGTCAAGTTCGACAAGAGAGGAGAGACGAGAAGCAAATCATGTCCCACAGGTCAGAGAAGAGCTGAGAACGCAAGACAAAGACACTGTCCACGAGTCACAGataaatattcttcttcttcaaacacGTGAAAGACTGATGAGGGACGACATAAACCCACAAAATTTAGGTCCACATACgaacaacacaaagaagaattagtgacaccaACTGGTGAGACTGTAACAAATGCAGGactacggtggccctcacaGGCCAACAACGAAGTAACCAAAGTGCTCTGGCTGGTTTCATCCATCAGACTTTATGTGATCTTCCATCCAGAGTGGtcataaaacaggaagtggccacACTCCGAACAAGAAGTGTGGAGACACAAGATGGCCATCTCCGTACAGCAAGACCCCGTCTGACGTACAAGTTAAAttccacaaaaccaaacaatatttcactttaaagggattatacacttaaacaaacatacacacatttgtagTATATTCCCTTTCTGCCTATAACAGTGGACTTTTAAATGAAGTGTAGATGGACAGAAGCAGCAGTTTGTGATAGAAGAAAGAAcgaacgaaagaaagaaagaaagaaagaaagaaagaaagaaagaaagaaagaaagaaagaaagaaagaaagaaaaagagtgtgTTTCACAATTTGACCGTGGAGAACGGCCAGAACATCTGGGTTCAATCTGCTCatcacagtgtatgtgtgtgtgtgtgtgtgttcacacatgtgTGTCATATCTGagcaaagcttttttttctcagatcaACCGCAGCATAAcattctctcactcacacacacagtctgtgggGAGACGCCATCTTCCACTCACAGCGCAGCAGAGC
This window harbors:
- the LOC122760324 gene encoding disco-interacting protein 2 homolog C-like isoform X2, which produces MEGPMSHRAALGPPSAARFHRRRTSGTRDERYRSDVHTEAVQAVLARHVERKVAVPMPSKRRSLVVQTSMDAYTPPDSSSGSDEEAGPGDDMSGMEHWMSRPTQLGPAHLGSTSSSSSSTQSGGSGNAGRLADSLAHTHLSHLAHAHLSHTHLGQSHHQQSHLSQSHHGIGHLSLKRKGALSVAENGGSLRRSCEFGSDMLWPPPLESDENHSTPPDVTGYSSDSPHSHTERHHMANMGTIARNTQKYGNAERMETGDGVPVSSRVSAKIQQLVNTLKQPRRPPLREFFVDDFDELLEVQQPDPNQPRPEGAEMMPVRGEALGVVTNWPPSLEAALQRWGTISPKAPCLTSLDTAGKPLYVLTYGKLWSRSIKLAYNILHKLGSKQEPMVRPGDRVALVFPNNDPVAFMVAFYGCLLAEVVPVPIEVPLSRKVRLSLQLRPFHFISSSLLQTPAEFHLCSCFLPCVDVSVTPQTAENVKRVFCLSAVCRKRIIIQR
- the LOC122760324 gene encoding disco-interacting protein 2 homolog C-like isoform X1, translated to MEGPMSHRAALGPPSAARFHRRRTSGTRDERYRSDVHTEAVQAVLARHVERKVAVPMPSKRRSLVVQTSMDAYTPPGLSPLCSDSSSGSDEEAGPGDDMSGMEHWMSRPTQLGPAHLGSTSSSSSSTQSGGSGNAGRLADSLAHTHLSHLAHAHLSHTHLGQSHHQQSHLSQSHHGIGHLSLKRKGALSVAENGGSLRRSCEFGSDMLWPPPLESDENHSTPPDVTGYSSDSPHSHTERHHMANMGTIARNTQKYGNAERMETGDGVPVSSRVSAKIQQLVNTLKQPRRPPLREFFVDDFDELLEVQQPDPNQPRPEGAEMMPVRGEALGVVTNWPPSLEAALQRWGTISPKAPCLTSLDTAGKPLYVLTYGKLWSRSIKLAYNILHKLGSKQEPMVRPGDRVALVFPNNDPVAFMVAFYGCLLAEVVPVPIEVPLSRKVRLSLQLRPFHFISSSLLQTPAEFHLCSCFLPCVDVSVTPQTAENVKRVFCLSAVCRKRIIIQR